Proteins from one Aythya fuligula isolate bAytFul2 chromosome 11, bAytFul2.pri, whole genome shotgun sequence genomic window:
- the STOML1 gene encoding stomatin-like protein 1 isoform X2: protein MFSRSGYQALPLGDFDRFQQSSIGLYGAQKGFFSFGAKQDPLAPAGNGAESSQGWLSWICHGIITSLVFLLMVVTFPISGWFSLKIVPAYERMIIFRLGRIRAPQGPGVVLLLPFIDHWQRVDLRTRAFNVPPCKLTSRDGAVISMGADVQFRVWDPVLSVLVVKDLVAATRMTAQNAMTKALGKKSLREIHAERLRIGEQLLLDINDMTKSWGLEVDRVELTMEAVLQPPRDTPVGPPAAVPPVPGLDGTAQQLAAHLLGTTLALASSVPSAPEADSVETVSEVEPAGAPHLARRTPSADELLAAVEPVLCEALVGQVGASFQVDIALPGGARSSYFIDLSSGSGRAGRGVPQGSPDVVLELSEKDLQDLVLGELRPLSAYMNGRLKVRGDLHLALKLEELFKAMKQRR, encoded by the exons ATGTTCAGCCGCTCGGGGTACCAGGCTCTGCCCCTGGGGGACTTTGACCGCTTCCAGCAGTCCAGCATCGGGCTCTACGGTGCCCAGAAGGGCTTCTTCTCCTTTGGGGCCAAGCAGGACCCCCTGGCACCGGCTGGGAATGGTGCAG AGTCCTCCCAGGGCTGGCTGTCCTGGATCTGCCACGGCatcatcacctccctggtcttCCTGCTGATGGTCGTCACCTTCCCCATCTCGGGCTGGTTCTCCTTGAAG ATCGTGCCCGCCTACGAGCGAATGATCATTTTCCGCCTGGGCCGCATCCGGGCGCCGCAGGGACCCGGcgtggtcctgctgctgcccttcatCGACCACTGGCAGCGCGTGGACCTGAGGACCAGGGCCTTCAACGTGCCCCCCTGCAAG ctgacctccagggatggggcggTGATCTCCATGGGTGCCGACGTCCAGTTCCGCGTGTGGGACCCGGTGCTGTCCGTGCTGGTGGTGAAGGACCTCGTGGCGGCCACGCGCATGACGGCGCAGAACGCCATGACCAAGGCGCTGGGCAAGAAGAGCCTGCGGGAGATCCACGCCGAGAGGCTGCGCAtcggggagcagctgctg ctggacATCAACGACATGACCAAGTCCTGGGGCCTGGAGGTGGACCGCGTGGAGCTGACCatggaggctgtgctgcagcccccccgcgACACCCCCGTGGGACCTCCGGCCGCCGTGCCCCCAGTGCCCGGGCTGGACGGCACCGCgcagcagctggctgcccaCCTCCTCGGCACCACCCTGGCGCTggccagcagcgtgcccagtGCCCCGGAGGCAG aCAGCGTGGAGACGGTGAGCGAGGTGGAGCCTGCCGGCGCTCCCCACCTCGCCCGGAGGACGCCGAGCGCAGACGAGCTGCTGGCGGCGGTGGAGCCCGTCCTCTGCGAGGCCCTGGTGGGCCAGGTGGGAGCGTCCTTCCAGGTGGACATCGCCCTGCCCGGCGGCGCCCGCAGCTCCTACTTCATCGACCTCTCCTCAG GCAGCGGGCGAGCTGGCCGCGGCGTCCCCCAGGGCAGCCCCGATGTCGTCCTGGAGCTGTCGGAGAAGGACCTGCAGGACCTGGTCCTGGGCGAGCTGCGCCCCCTGAGCGCCTACATGAACGGGCGGCTGAAGGTGAGGGGCGACCTGCACCTCGCCCTGAAGCTGGAGGAGCTCTTCAAGGCGATGAAGCAACGCAGATAG
- the STOML1 gene encoding stomatin-like protein 1 isoform X1, with translation MFSRSGYQALPLGDFDRFQQSSIGLYGAQKGFFSFGAKQDPLAPAGNGAESSQGWLSWICHGIITSLVFLLMVVTFPISGWFSLKIVPAYERMIIFRLGRIRAPQGPGVVLLLPFIDHWQRVDLRTRAFNVPPCKLTSRDGAVISMGADVQFRVWDPVLSVLVVKDLVAATRMTAQNAMTKALGKKSLREIHAERLRIGEQLLLDINDMTKSWGLEVDRVELTMEAVLQPPRDTPVGPPAAVPPVPGLDGTAQQLAAHLLGTTLALASSVPSAPEAADSVETVSEVEPAGAPHLARRTPSADELLAAVEPVLCEALVGQVGASFQVDIALPGGARSSYFIDLSSGSGRAGRGVPQGSPDVVLELSEKDLQDLVLGELRPLSAYMNGRLKVRGDLHLALKLEELFKAMKQRR, from the exons ATGTTCAGCCGCTCGGGGTACCAGGCTCTGCCCCTGGGGGACTTTGACCGCTTCCAGCAGTCCAGCATCGGGCTCTACGGTGCCCAGAAGGGCTTCTTCTCCTTTGGGGCCAAGCAGGACCCCCTGGCACCGGCTGGGAATGGTGCAG AGTCCTCCCAGGGCTGGCTGTCCTGGATCTGCCACGGCatcatcacctccctggtcttCCTGCTGATGGTCGTCACCTTCCCCATCTCGGGCTGGTTCTCCTTGAAG ATCGTGCCCGCCTACGAGCGAATGATCATTTTCCGCCTGGGCCGCATCCGGGCGCCGCAGGGACCCGGcgtggtcctgctgctgcccttcatCGACCACTGGCAGCGCGTGGACCTGAGGACCAGGGCCTTCAACGTGCCCCCCTGCAAG ctgacctccagggatggggcggTGATCTCCATGGGTGCCGACGTCCAGTTCCGCGTGTGGGACCCGGTGCTGTCCGTGCTGGTGGTGAAGGACCTCGTGGCGGCCACGCGCATGACGGCGCAGAACGCCATGACCAAGGCGCTGGGCAAGAAGAGCCTGCGGGAGATCCACGCCGAGAGGCTGCGCAtcggggagcagctgctg ctggacATCAACGACATGACCAAGTCCTGGGGCCTGGAGGTGGACCGCGTGGAGCTGACCatggaggctgtgctgcagcccccccgcgACACCCCCGTGGGACCTCCGGCCGCCGTGCCCCCAGTGCCCGGGCTGGACGGCACCGCgcagcagctggctgcccaCCTCCTCGGCACCACCCTGGCGCTggccagcagcgtgcccagtGCCCCGGAGGCAG cagaCAGCGTGGAGACGGTGAGCGAGGTGGAGCCTGCCGGCGCTCCCCACCTCGCCCGGAGGACGCCGAGCGCAGACGAGCTGCTGGCGGCGGTGGAGCCCGTCCTCTGCGAGGCCCTGGTGGGCCAGGTGGGAGCGTCCTTCCAGGTGGACATCGCCCTGCCCGGCGGCGCCCGCAGCTCCTACTTCATCGACCTCTCCTCAG GCAGCGGGCGAGCTGGCCGCGGCGTCCCCCAGGGCAGCCCCGATGTCGTCCTGGAGCTGTCGGAGAAGGACCTGCAGGACCTGGTCCTGGGCGAGCTGCGCCCCCTGAGCGCCTACATGAACGGGCGGCTGAAGGTGAGGGGCGACCTGCACCTCGCCCTGAAGCTGGAGGAGCTCTTCAAGGCGATGAAGCAACGCAGATAG